The following are from one region of the Mangifera indica cultivar Alphonso chromosome 14, CATAS_Mindica_2.1, whole genome shotgun sequence genome:
- the LOC123196853 gene encoding xyloglucan endotransglucosylase/hydrolase protein 9-like, translating into MSPSISCSSTPIYACLAFKKKKTHFPILKILFYLGCFVELQMAQLCPLTFVTSLAVLLNVALSANFSDFFQPFWAPDHIATEGDHIKLSLDTDSGCGFESKSKYLFGISSMQIKLVEGDSAGTVTAFYMSSEGLNHDELDFEFLGNVSGQPYLVQTNVYVNGSGNREQRHTLWFDPTLDFHTYSLFWNRRYIVFLVDEIPIRVFTNKEESGAIYPKSQAMSIRGSVWNADDWATQGGTVKTNWSNSPFVATFKSFEIDACEVSPSETDGVESKCGISRRFWWDKPSLRELNKHQSHQLKWVRRKHLVYDYCMDAARFTELPKECTN; encoded by the exons ATGAGTCCCTCAATCTCATGTTCATCAACGCCTATATATGCATGCttagcatttaaaaaaaaaaaaacccattttcCCATCCTTAAGATTTTGTTCTATCTCGGTTGCTTTGTTGAGTTACAAATGGCTCAGCTCTGTCCTTTGACATTTGTAACGAGCTTGGCTGTCCTTCTTAATGTAGCCCTTTCTGCAAATTTTAGTGACTTTTTTCAACCTTTCTGGGCTCCTGATCACATTGCCACTGAAGGAGATCACATTAAGTTATCATTGGACACTGATTCcg GTTGTGGGTTTGAATCTAAAAGCAAGTACTTGTTTGGGATATCAAGTATGCAGATAAAACTAGTAGAAGGTGATTCTGCAGGAACTGTCACAGCCTTCTAT ATGTCATCGGAAGGGCTGAATCACGATGAGCTTGACTTTGAGTTTCTGGGCAATGTTTCTGGGCAACCATATCTAGTTCAAACAAATGTGTACGTGAATGGAAGTGGAAACAGAGAGCAAAGGCACACACTTTGGTTTGATCCTACACTGGATTTTCATACCTATTCCTTGTTCTGGAACCGCCGCTACATTGT GTTTCTGGTAGACGAGATTCCGATAAGAGTATTTACGAACAAGGAAGAAAGCGGGGCGATTTACCCCAAGAGTCAAGCCATGTCAATCCGAGGCTCAGTGTGGAATGCTGATGATTGGGCTACACAGGGAGGGACAGTCAAGACAAACTGGAGCAACTCTCCATTTGTAGCAACCTTCAAATCATTTGAAATAGATGCCTGCGAGGTTTCGCCATCAGAAACCGACGGCGTGGAATCCAAATGCGGTATTTCACGACGGTTCTGGTGGGATAAACCGTCTTTGAGAGAGCTGAATAAGCACCAGAGTCACCAACTCAAGTGGGTTCGTAGAAAGCACTTGGTGTATGATTATTGCATGGACGCAGCTCGCTTTACTGAGCTGCCAAAAGAGTGCACCAATTAG
- the LOC123196734 gene encoding uncharacterized protein LOC123196734 isoform X1, with amino-acid sequence MAEGACHCSAPPFSLPPRIKVKAELKEIRVCTNRTCRKQGSMQTFETLTALAPPHVAVNTCGCLGRCGTGPNLVALPGGVMIEHCGTAAKAAQVTMELCGVNGPVDKSLEALALRKRAESKFDNGDFEEAEGLLCQAIDLNPFGGIHVLYKNRSWVRLVMGNYSGALEDANEALKLAPQYIEAYICQGDIFLAMDRYDAAENSYSTCLQIDPTIRRSKSFKVPFKYSRIVKLQEKLTAANVH; translated from the exons ATGGCGGAAGGAGCCTGCCACTGCTCGGCTCCTCCCTTTTCATTGCCTCCTCGCATCAAAGTCAAGGCGGAGTTAAAAGAGATCAGGGTCTGCACCAATCGCACGTGTCGCAAACAGGGCTCCATGCAGACCTTCGAGACTCTTACGGCCCTGGCCCCGCCCCATGTCGCCGTCAACACGTGTGGGTGCTTGGGACGGTGCGGGACCGGGCCCAACCTCGTGGCTCTGCCCGGTGGGGTTATGATCGAGCACTGTGGGACGGCAGCTAAAGCTGCTCAAGTTACGATGGAGCTGTGCGGAGTTAATGGGCCTGTGGATAAGAGTTTGGAGGCGCTTGCGTTGAGGAAGAGAGCAGAGAGTAAGTTTGACAATGGTGATTTTGAAGAGGCTGAGGGATTGCTTTGTCAG GCTATAGATTTAAACCCATTTGGTGGTATCCATGTTCTGTATAAAAACAG ATCTTGGGTAAGATTGGTGATGGGCAATTATTCCGGAGCTCTTGAAGATGCCAATGAAGCTCTGAAGTTGGCACCACAGTATATTGAG GCTTACATTTGCCAAGGTGATATATTTTTGGCTATGGATCGATACGATGCTGCTGAGAATTCGTATTCTACATGTCTACAGATAGATCCTACTATTCGTCGTTCTAAATCATTCAAGGTACCATTCAAATAT AGCCGGATTGTGAAGCTTCAAGAAAAACTCACTGCAGCAAATGTGCATTAA
- the LOC123196734 gene encoding tetratricopeptide repeat protein 1 isoform X2, whose protein sequence is MAEGACHCSAPPFSLPPRIKVKAELKEIRVCTNRTCRKQGSMQTFETLTALAPPHVAVNTCGCLGRCGTGPNLVALPGGVMIEHCGTAAKAAQVTMELCGVNGPVDKSLEALALRKRAESKFDNGDFEEAEGLLCQAIDLNPFGGIHVLYKNRSWVRLVMGNYSGALEDANEALKLAPQYIEAYICQGDIFLAMDRYDAAENSYSTCLQIDPTIRRSKSFKSRIVKLQEKLTAANVH, encoded by the exons ATGGCGGAAGGAGCCTGCCACTGCTCGGCTCCTCCCTTTTCATTGCCTCCTCGCATCAAAGTCAAGGCGGAGTTAAAAGAGATCAGGGTCTGCACCAATCGCACGTGTCGCAAACAGGGCTCCATGCAGACCTTCGAGACTCTTACGGCCCTGGCCCCGCCCCATGTCGCCGTCAACACGTGTGGGTGCTTGGGACGGTGCGGGACCGGGCCCAACCTCGTGGCTCTGCCCGGTGGGGTTATGATCGAGCACTGTGGGACGGCAGCTAAAGCTGCTCAAGTTACGATGGAGCTGTGCGGAGTTAATGGGCCTGTGGATAAGAGTTTGGAGGCGCTTGCGTTGAGGAAGAGAGCAGAGAGTAAGTTTGACAATGGTGATTTTGAAGAGGCTGAGGGATTGCTTTGTCAG GCTATAGATTTAAACCCATTTGGTGGTATCCATGTTCTGTATAAAAACAG ATCTTGGGTAAGATTGGTGATGGGCAATTATTCCGGAGCTCTTGAAGATGCCAATGAAGCTCTGAAGTTGGCACCACAGTATATTGAG GCTTACATTTGCCAAGGTGATATATTTTTGGCTATGGATCGATACGATGCTGCTGAGAATTCGTATTCTACATGTCTACAGATAGATCCTACTATTCGTCGTTCTAAATCATTCAAG AGCCGGATTGTGAAGCTTCAAGAAAAACTCACTGCAGCAAATGTGCATTAA